A window from Streptomyces sp. NBC_00335 encodes these proteins:
- a CDS encoding SpoIIE family protein phosphatase — MTARPDTGGPVTDATAQALARAALDAVGAAGGYAGGVYLRSGTEGLLLMAAVTGIPGPLFRPWWRMHVNRPYPVAEAYRSGQSVHLPDAESAMRRFPQLMAGLPFPFGSLYEPVTRGRERYGVLVVLRPATPGVPVGPGDRKRLRAVAARLAGELAALAAGGATVTWEGDPVCLPDPGPAVGAAVGPAGKHGGSPVDGHAAGARAAVDRLDLAVLSVDRQGVIGFANSRARSTATTLLGSHGPDLCGRTLWEALPWLGHPAYEDHFRAVFLSPAPVHFQAAPRGSESSPHWLSVGLHPGFDGVTVTIAEAEPPSYAPESLMWPGAGLGSPGPGSPADRASALYRPVALAIALTEAVTARQVSMVVTDELLPAFGGRQLAIYLLGEGHLHLAWETGFPRGFLDRFDGVALDVRLPGVETLTSGRPLFFESMQHLAAAYPGIELDAHVGARAFLPLIASGRPVGSCILGFDAPRGFSPEERTVLTALAGLIAQALERARRYDSEAALARGLQAALLPHRLPVRDNVVTVGRYLPGTAGMDVGGDWYDVIEVGGGRLALVIGDVQGHGVAAAATMGQLRSAVRAFALSGNEPEQVMRGTNELLIDLDPGQFASCCYVLLDPASGLALAVRAGHPQPLLRHPGGRTEVLDLAGGTVLGVDAGASYPVTRLRIEPGAVLALYTDGLVEIPGTDIDVGVERLRAALAAAGPAPLTETADRLVAEAGHSTDRPDDIALLLASRTSAPEATTPDRADSDRADADAHRAAPDGGPPRGGRPAREAP; from the coding sequence GTGACGGCGAGACCGGACACCGGCGGCCCCGTCACCGACGCCACGGCCCAGGCGCTCGCGCGGGCCGCTCTCGATGCCGTGGGGGCCGCCGGCGGGTACGCGGGCGGGGTCTACCTGCGCTCCGGCACCGAGGGGCTGCTGCTGATGGCGGCCGTGACCGGGATCCCGGGCCCGCTGTTCCGCCCCTGGTGGCGGATGCACGTGAACCGCCCCTACCCCGTCGCCGAGGCCTACCGGTCCGGCCAGTCCGTGCACCTGCCCGACGCGGAATCGGCGATGCGGCGCTTCCCCCAGCTGATGGCCGGGCTGCCCTTCCCCTTCGGCTCGCTCTACGAGCCCGTGACCCGCGGCCGCGAGCGCTACGGCGTCCTCGTGGTGCTCCGCCCCGCGACCCCCGGAGTCCCCGTCGGACCCGGTGACCGCAAGCGGCTGCGCGCGGTGGCCGCCCGGCTGGCCGGGGAGCTGGCCGCGCTCGCCGCGGGCGGAGCCACCGTGACCTGGGAGGGCGACCCGGTCTGCCTGCCCGATCCGGGCCCGGCAGTCGGTGCGGCGGTCGGCCCGGCGGGCAAGCACGGGGGAAGCCCCGTGGACGGCCACGCCGCCGGTGCCCGCGCCGCCGTGGACCGGCTGGACCTGGCCGTCCTGTCCGTGGACCGGCAGGGCGTGATCGGCTTCGCCAACTCCCGCGCCCGCTCCACCGCCACGACCCTGCTCGGTTCCCACGGGCCGGACCTCTGCGGGCGGACGCTGTGGGAGGCACTGCCCTGGCTCGGGCACCCCGCCTACGAGGACCACTTCCGGGCCGTGTTCCTCTCCCCCGCGCCGGTGCACTTCCAGGCAGCCCCGCGCGGATCCGAATCCTCCCCGCACTGGCTGTCGGTGGGGCTGCATCCCGGTTTCGACGGGGTCACCGTCACCATCGCGGAGGCCGAACCGCCCTCGTACGCGCCCGAGTCGCTCATGTGGCCCGGTGCGGGGCTCGGGTCCCCGGGCCCGGGTTCGCCCGCCGACCGGGCTTCGGCCCTGTACCGCCCGGTGGCGCTGGCGATCGCGCTGACCGAGGCGGTGACGGCGCGCCAGGTGTCGATGGTGGTCACCGACGAGCTGCTCCCGGCCTTCGGCGGAAGGCAGTTGGCCATCTACCTGCTCGGCGAGGGCCACTTGCACCTGGCCTGGGAGACCGGCTTCCCGCGAGGCTTCCTCGACCGGTTCGACGGGGTCGCGCTGGACGTCCGGCTGCCCGGGGTCGAGACCCTCACCTCGGGCCGACCGCTGTTCTTCGAGTCGATGCAGCACCTGGCCGCCGCCTACCCGGGGATCGAGCTGGACGCCCATGTCGGCGCCCGGGCCTTCCTCCCCCTGATCGCCTCCGGCCGGCCGGTCGGCTCGTGCATCCTCGGCTTCGACGCCCCGCGCGGGTTCAGTCCGGAGGAGCGCACCGTCCTCACGGCGCTGGCCGGGCTGATCGCGCAGGCACTGGAACGGGCCCGGCGCTACGACAGCGAAGCGGCCCTGGCCCGCGGACTCCAGGCGGCGCTGCTCCCGCACCGGCTGCCGGTACGGGACAACGTGGTCACGGTGGGGCGGTACCTGCCCGGCACCGCCGGGATGGACGTCGGCGGCGACTGGTACGACGTCATCGAGGTCGGCGGCGGCCGGCTCGCGCTGGTCATCGGCGACGTCCAGGGCCACGGGGTGGCCGCCGCGGCCACGATGGGTCAACTGCGCAGCGCCGTACGGGCCTTCGCGCTCAGCGGCAACGAGCCGGAGCAGGTCATGCGCGGCACGAACGAGCTGCTCATCGACCTCGATCCGGGCCAGTTCGCCAGCTGTTGCTACGTCCTGCTCGACCCGGCGTCCGGCCTCGCCCTCGCCGTCCGGGCCGGGCACCCCCAGCCACTGCTGCGGCATCCGGGCGGCCGGACGGAGGTGCTGGACCTGGCGGGCGGGACGGTGCTGGGCGTCGACGCCGGGGCCTCGTATCCGGTGACCCGGCTGCGGATCGAGCCGGGGGCGGTGCTCGCCCTGTACACCGACGGGCTGGTGGAGATCCCGGGCACGGACATCGACGTGGGAGTGGAGCGGCTGCGGGCCGCGCTGGCGGCCGCCGGCCCCGCTCCGCTGACCGAGACGGCGGACCGGCTCGTCGCCGAGGCGGGGCACTCCACCGACCGGCCGGACGACATCGCCCTGCTCCTGGCGTCCCGCACGTCCGCCCCGGAGGCCACCACGCCGGACCGGGCGGACTCGGACCGGGCCGACGCGGACGCGCACCGGGCCGCCCCCGACGGGGGCCCGCCGCGCGGGGGACGGCCCGCGCGCGAAGCCCCGTAG
- the dhaK gene encoding dihydroxyacetone kinase subunit DhaK has product MKKLINSPESVVADALRGMAAAHPGLRVEAEKGIVTRAAGAAGEPAGKVALLSGGGSGHEPLHAGFVGRGMLAAAVAGPVFTSPVPDNIAAATCAVDAGAGVLHIVKNYTGDILNFTMAAEDCEDEGVEVEQVVVDDDVAVARTEHGPGRRGTGATLFVEKIAGALAEEGAPLAEVAAVARKVNANARSYGVALTSCTTPAKGSPNFTLGEDEIELGIGIHGEPGRERRGLMTAAETAEAMLDAILDDLPEAAGAPVILLVNGLGGTPPVELYIMRAEVERVLGERGITVARSLVGNYVTSLDMAGCTLTLCRADEELLRLWDAPVDTPSLRWGC; this is encoded by the coding sequence GTGAAGAAGCTCATCAATTCCCCCGAGAGTGTCGTCGCCGACGCACTGCGCGGAATGGCCGCCGCTCACCCGGGGCTCCGCGTCGAGGCGGAGAAGGGCATCGTCACGCGGGCCGCCGGAGCGGCCGGGGAGCCGGCCGGGAAGGTCGCGCTGCTGTCGGGCGGCGGCAGCGGGCACGAGCCGCTGCACGCCGGGTTCGTCGGGCGCGGCATGCTGGCGGCGGCCGTGGCCGGCCCGGTGTTCACCTCCCCGGTGCCGGACAACATCGCGGCCGCCACCTGCGCGGTCGACGCGGGTGCGGGCGTCCTGCACATCGTGAAGAACTACACGGGCGACATCCTCAACTTCACGATGGCGGCGGAGGACTGCGAGGACGAGGGCGTCGAGGTCGAGCAGGTCGTCGTGGACGACGACGTGGCCGTCGCGCGGACCGAGCACGGACCCGGCCGCCGCGGCACGGGCGCCACCCTGTTCGTGGAGAAGATCGCCGGCGCGCTCGCCGAGGAGGGCGCCCCGCTCGCCGAGGTGGCCGCGGTGGCCCGCAAGGTCAACGCGAACGCCCGCAGCTACGGCGTCGCGCTCACCTCCTGCACCACCCCCGCCAAGGGCAGCCCCAACTTCACCCTCGGCGAGGACGAGATCGAGCTGGGCATCGGCATCCACGGCGAGCCGGGCCGCGAGCGGCGGGGGCTCATGACGGCCGCCGAGACCGCCGAGGCGATGCTCGACGCCATCCTCGACGACCTCCCGGAGGCCGCCGGCGCCCCCGTCATCCTCCTCGTCAACGGCCTGGGCGGGACCCCGCCCGTGGAGCTGTACATCATGCGCGCGGAGGTCGAGCGGGTGCTCGGCGAGCGCGGGATCACCGTGGCCCGCTCCCTCGTCGGCAACTACGTCACCAGCCTGGACATGGCCGGCTGCACCCTCACCCTGTGCCGCGCCGACGAGGAGCTGCTGCGCCTGTGGGACGCGCCGGTCGACACCCCGTCCCTGCGCTGGGGCTGCTGA
- a CDS encoding methylglyoxal synthase yields MIALVAHDQRKKDLLNWVRRNHRAVTRHGLVGTSSTARLLRSELGLRIRSVESGPHGGDQQIGSMVISGDVTSLVFFWDPLWAAPHVHDVLALVRIAVLRNIPVALNPASAEAMSEDGFSFEGRSVRPLAAGARSR; encoded by the coding sequence ATGATCGCTCTCGTGGCACATGACCAGAGGAAGAAAGACCTATTGAATTGGGTGCGGCGCAATCACCGTGCCGTGACCCGGCACGGACTGGTGGGAACCAGCTCCACCGCACGATTGCTGAGATCGGAACTCGGCTTGCGGATCAGGTCGGTTGAGTCCGGTCCGCACGGAGGGGACCAGCAGATCGGCTCGATGGTGATTTCGGGCGATGTCACGTCGCTCGTATTCTTCTGGGACCCGCTGTGGGCCGCTCCGCACGTTCACGATGTACTCGCCCTCGTGCGAATTGCCGTGCTCCGCAATATCCCCGTGGCCCTGAATCCGGCGAGCGCGGAGGCCATGTCCGAGGACGGATTCTCCTTCGAAGGCCGGTCCGTCCGCCCGCTCGCGGCGGGCGCCCGTTCCCGCTGA
- a CDS encoding PTS-dependent dihydroxyacetone kinase phosphotransferase subunit DhaM codes for MEALRSAVDAPEAELAPAEPAAAEAPVEEPARAPKARTGRVGIVLVSHSKAVAESVAALAGALIGSVEPAPLAVAGGTPDGGIGTSAELITAAARSVDEGRGVAVLCDMGSAVLTVNALLGEEPSQLPEGARIVDAPFLEGAVAITLTSAIGGDLDAVLAAAEDARGYRKR; via the coding sequence ATGGAGGCGCTGCGCTCCGCGGTGGACGCGCCCGAGGCGGAACTCGCCCCTGCGGAGCCGGCCGCCGCCGAGGCGCCGGTGGAGGAACCGGCGCGGGCACCGAAGGCCCGTACCGGCCGCGTCGGCATCGTGCTCGTCTCGCACAGCAAGGCGGTCGCGGAGTCCGTGGCGGCACTGGCCGGCGCGCTGATCGGCTCGGTCGAGCCGGCTCCGCTGGCGGTGGCGGGCGGCACCCCCGACGGCGGCATCGGCACCAGCGCGGAGCTGATCACGGCCGCCGCGCGCTCGGTGGACGAGGGCCGGGGCGTGGCGGTGCTCTGCGACATGGGAAGCGCGGTGCTGACGGTGAACGCCCTGCTCGGCGAAGAGCCCTCGCAACTGCCCGAAGGCGCACGGATCGTGGACGCGCCGTTCCTGGAGGGCGCCGTGGCCATCACGCTGACCTCGGCGATCGGCGGCGACCTCGACGCCGTCCTGGCCGCCGCAGAGGATGCGCGCGGCTACCGCAAGCGCTGA
- the feoB gene encoding ferrous iron transport protein B: MSCHATGAGATATAERRTGTPFVALVGNPNVGKSTLFNALTGAHQRVGNWPGKTVSVAQGDWRTAGGRPLRVADLPGSYSLLPDSPDEALVRDVLTAPAGERPDAVVFALDAANPARNLYLLSQILDTDIPVVIALTMTDVAARRGAPPAPDALARELALPVVRVEGRSGTGLDLLAEAVGEALDAVPPPRGRTSAWAAGSPVAAELAGLTAQASGLTPHPPRWLAVSLLCGEEPPEVPAALAGRAGAAANRLAAAAAGEDGIEADTEADTDTDTDAELLVAEARYAWAHAVIQRAAPRPAGARPTLTDRVDRLLLSRGFGIPFFLAVMWGVFQATTVLAKPLQDGLGDFVSGPVSGGADRLLEAVRAPGWLTGLLVDGLINGVGQLLTFVPLMIIMFLLLALLEDSGYFARAAFVADRLMRTLRLPGRAFLPLVVGFGCNVPALAGTRILSRRSHRLLVGLLIPYMSCTARLAVYVMIAGVFFGSNSGTVVFFLYVASVLLVVGMGLILRPLLFRDMKEEPLVLELPPYRLPTLRVTGAQVWQKLAAFLRTAGGIIVATAAAVWLLMAIPAAAGHGGFGKVDVEQSVFGTVTRATAPLVAPAGFGDWHATAALGTGLIAKEGVISTLAQTYSAEEDGDPKLPASLHATFEESSGGHQEAAALAFLVFVLAYTPCFATLAAQRAEIGTRLTVIGFGIQLAAAWLLAVGVFQIARLVW; encoded by the coding sequence ATGAGCTGTCACGCCACCGGGGCCGGTGCGACCGCCACGGCGGAGCGGCGGACCGGAACGCCGTTCGTCGCCCTCGTCGGCAATCCCAATGTCGGCAAGTCGACCCTCTTCAACGCCCTCACCGGCGCCCACCAGCGCGTCGGCAACTGGCCGGGCAAGACCGTCTCCGTGGCCCAGGGCGACTGGCGCACCGCGGGCGGCCGCCCCCTGCGCGTCGCCGACCTGCCCGGCTCCTACAGCCTGCTGCCCGACTCCCCGGACGAGGCGCTGGTGCGCGACGTGCTGACCGCGCCGGCGGGGGAGCGGCCCGACGCGGTGGTCTTCGCCCTCGACGCGGCCAACCCCGCCCGCAACCTGTACCTGCTCTCGCAGATCCTCGACACCGACATCCCCGTCGTCATCGCGCTCACCATGACCGACGTCGCTGCCCGGCGCGGGGCGCCTCCCGCCCCGGACGCGCTGGCCCGCGAGCTCGCGCTGCCCGTCGTACGGGTGGAAGGACGCTCGGGGACCGGGCTGGACCTGCTCGCCGAAGCGGTGGGCGAGGCCCTGGACGCCGTACCGCCTCCCCGCGGGCGGACGTCCGCCTGGGCGGCCGGCTCGCCCGTGGCGGCCGAACTGGCCGGGCTGACCGCCCAGGCCTCCGGGCTGACCCCGCACCCCCCGCGCTGGCTGGCCGTCAGCCTGCTCTGCGGGGAGGAGCCGCCCGAGGTCCCGGCGGCGCTGGCCGGGCGGGCCGGGGCGGCGGCGAACCGCCTCGCCGCGGCGGCCGCGGGGGAGGACGGCATCGAGGCAGATACCGAGGCCGACACTGACACCGATACCGACGCCGAACTCCTCGTCGCCGAGGCCCGCTACGCCTGGGCCCACGCCGTCATCCAACGCGCCGCGCCCCGCCCGGCCGGGGCCCGGCCCACCCTCACCGACCGCGTGGACCGGCTGCTGCTCTCCCGCGGTTTCGGCATCCCGTTCTTCCTCGCCGTCATGTGGGGGGTCTTCCAGGCCACCACCGTCCTGGCCAAACCCCTCCAGGACGGCCTCGGCGACTTCGTCTCCGGACCCGTCAGCGGCGGCGCCGACCGGCTCCTGGAAGCCGTCCGCGCGCCCGGCTGGCTGACCGGACTGCTGGTCGACGGCCTGATCAACGGGGTGGGCCAGCTGCTCACCTTCGTCCCGCTGATGATCATCATGTTCCTGCTGCTGGCCCTGCTGGAGGACTCCGGCTACTTCGCCCGCGCCGCGTTCGTCGCCGACCGCCTGATGCGCACGCTGAGGCTGCCCGGCCGCGCCTTCCTGCCGCTCGTCGTCGGCTTCGGCTGCAACGTCCCCGCCCTCGCCGGCACCCGGATCCTGAGCCGCCGCTCGCACCGGCTGCTCGTCGGCCTGCTCATCCCGTACATGAGCTGCACCGCCCGCCTGGCCGTCTACGTGATGATCGCGGGCGTCTTCTTCGGCTCGAACTCCGGCACCGTCGTCTTCTTCCTCTACGTCGCCTCCGTGCTGCTGGTCGTCGGCATGGGCCTGATCCTGCGGCCCCTGCTGTTCCGCGACATGAAGGAGGAACCGCTCGTCCTGGAGCTGCCCCCGTACCGGCTGCCCACCCTGCGGGTCACCGGCGCCCAGGTCTGGCAGAAGCTCGCCGCGTTCCTGCGCACCGCCGGCGGCATCATCGTCGCGACCGCGGCCGCCGTCTGGCTCCTCATGGCGATCCCGGCCGCGGCCGGCCACGGAGGCTTCGGCAAGGTCGACGTCGAGCAGAGCGTGTTCGGTACGGTCACGCGCGCCACGGCCCCCCTCGTGGCCCCCGCCGGCTTCGGCGACTGGCACGCCACGGCCGCGCTCGGCACCGGCCTGATCGCCAAGGAGGGCGTGATCTCCACCCTCGCCCAGACCTACTCGGCCGAGGAGGACGGCGACCCCAAGCTCCCCGCGAGCCTGCACGCCACCTTCGAGGAATCCTCCGGCGGCCACCAGGAGGCGGCCGCGCTCGCCTTCCTGGTCTTCGTCCTCGCCTACACCCCCTGCTTCGCCACCCTGGCCGCGCAGCGGGCCGAGATCGGCACCCGGCTGACCGTCATCGGCTTCGGCATCCAACTGGCGGCGGCCTGGCTGCTCGCCGTCGGCGTCTTCCAGATCGCGAGGCTGGTGTGGTGA
- a CDS encoding glycerol dehydrogenase, whose protein sequence is MKTVGTRMMISPPKYVQGAGAMNDLGEHTARLGTNAVVLADKGVWGFVDTAVTASLSGAGVKLTKEVFGGLCTQKEIDRVAAAARDAGADVIIGIGGGTAIDTAKAVGHALGDIAVVSAPTVASTDAPTSALAVIYTESGAFERYSFFQRNPNLVLVDTALVAGAPSRFIVSGMGDALATWYEARVCVAANRVAMAGGLATEASLALARLCWETLMEYGPQARLAAEAHVVTPALEKVTEANTLLSGLGFESCGLAAAHGIHNGLTVSHKVHGMMHGEKVNIGTLAQLVLEGAPTDELDTYLRFSRAVGLPTTLAEIGLGDPDREELLAIGRAATAEGETTHNMPFPVSPEMVADALIAGDSYARAYAKR, encoded by the coding sequence GTGAAGACCGTCGGTACGCGCATGATGATCAGCCCGCCCAAGTACGTGCAGGGCGCCGGGGCGATGAACGACCTGGGCGAGCACACGGCCCGCCTCGGGACGAACGCCGTGGTCCTCGCGGACAAGGGCGTCTGGGGCTTCGTGGACACGGCCGTCACCGCTTCCCTTTCCGGAGCGGGGGTCAAGCTGACCAAGGAGGTCTTCGGCGGTCTCTGTACCCAGAAGGAGATCGACCGGGTCGCCGCGGCCGCCCGGGACGCCGGCGCGGACGTCATCATCGGCATCGGCGGCGGCACGGCCATCGACACCGCGAAGGCCGTGGGCCACGCCCTCGGCGACATCGCCGTCGTGTCCGCGCCCACGGTGGCCTCCACCGACGCGCCGACCAGCGCGCTCGCCGTGATCTACACCGAGTCGGGCGCCTTCGAGCGCTACTCCTTCTTCCAGCGCAACCCCAACCTGGTCCTCGTCGACACCGCGCTCGTCGCGGGTGCGCCGAGCCGTTTCATCGTCTCCGGCATGGGCGACGCGCTCGCCACCTGGTACGAGGCCCGGGTCTGCGTGGCCGCCAACCGGGTCGCCATGGCCGGCGGTCTCGCCACCGAGGCCTCCCTCGCGCTCGCGCGGCTCTGCTGGGAGACCCTCATGGAGTACGGCCCCCAGGCCCGGCTGGCCGCCGAGGCGCACGTGGTCACCCCGGCGCTGGAGAAGGTCACCGAGGCCAACACGCTGCTCTCCGGCCTCGGTTTCGAGTCCTGCGGCCTCGCCGCCGCGCACGGCATCCACAACGGGCTGACCGTCTCGCACAAGGTGCACGGCATGATGCACGGCGAGAAGGTCAACATCGGCACCCTCGCCCAGCTGGTCCTGGAAGGCGCCCCGACCGACGAGCTGGACACCTACCTGCGCTTCAGCCGCGCGGTCGGTCTGCCGACCACCCTCGCCGAGATCGGTCTCGGCGACCCGGACCGCGAGGAGCTCCTCGCCATCGGGCGCGCGGCCACCGCGGAGGGCGAGACCACGCACAACATGCCCTTCCCGGTGTCTCCGGAGATGGTCGCCGACGCCCTGATCGCGGGCGACTCCTACGCCCGCGCCTACGCCAAGAGGTAG
- a CDS encoding STM4013/SEN3800 family hydrolase — MNEVVGRDDLLLVTLDTLRHDVAARLAAEGRIPNLAAHLPGGAWERRHAPGSFTYASHQAMFAGFLPTPDGPGPHPRLFAARFPGSETTAGRTWVFDTPDLVSGLAGAGYRTVCVGGVGFFNKAAALGSVLPGMFQESHWEPEFGVASPTSFEAQVSRVERVVAELPHDRRLFLFLNVSAMHQPNWFHSPGATAADGDSRETHAAALEYVDRHIGRLFAAMRSRRRCFAIVCSDHGTTYGEDGYTGHRLAHEAVWTIPYAQFHLNHEEPGPR, encoded by the coding sequence ATGAACGAGGTCGTCGGCCGCGACGACCTGCTGCTCGTCACCCTCGACACGCTGCGCCACGACGTGGCCGCGCGTCTTGCCGCCGAGGGGCGGATCCCGAACCTGGCCGCGCACCTGCCCGGCGGGGCGTGGGAGCGGCGGCACGCGCCGGGGAGTTTCACCTACGCCTCCCACCAGGCCATGTTCGCGGGCTTCCTGCCCACTCCCGACGGGCCGGGCCCGCATCCGCGGCTGTTCGCCGCCCGCTTCCCGGGCAGTGAGACCACGGCCGGGCGCACCTGGGTCTTCGACACCCCGGACCTGGTGTCGGGGCTGGCCGGGGCGGGCTACCGGACCGTGTGCGTGGGGGGCGTCGGCTTCTTCAACAAGGCGGCCGCGCTGGGCTCCGTACTGCCCGGGATGTTCCAGGAGTCGCACTGGGAACCGGAGTTCGGGGTGGCGTCACCCACCTCCTTCGAGGCCCAGGTGTCCCGCGTCGAGCGAGTGGTGGCCGAACTGCCTCACGACCGGCGGCTGTTCCTCTTCCTGAACGTGTCGGCGATGCACCAGCCCAACTGGTTCCACTCCCCCGGGGCGACCGCGGCGGACGGCGACTCCCGGGAGACGCACGCGGCCGCGCTGGAGTACGTCGACCGGCACATCGGACGGCTCTTCGCCGCGATGCGATCACGGCGCCGCTGTTTCGCGATCGTCTGCTCCGACCACGGGACCACGTACGGGGAGGACGGGTACACGGGGCACCGGCTCGCCCACGAGGCGGTCTGGACGATCCCGTACGCACAGTTCCACCTGAACCACGAGGAGCCCGGCCCCCGATGA
- a CDS encoding STM4014 family protein → MTRTAPAAFAVVGNPGNRRVALFQEAVRAAGLPEPRVVPWRDVLTGRAVFRAGENVRIDSPGEDPEVEGLLRGTADTTRVEGTGLWYRRFTEVVHTVAQGVRSAGGTLTSDPDDLGVLFDKRLCHGVLAAAGIPVPASPTSGPDAVRTPVRGWEEVRGVLELPGYRRAFVKLAHGSSASGVLAVETGAGGRIRATTSVERAPSGALHNSLRLRRYEDERVIGAIVDALAPDGLHIERWLPKASQQGRSADLRVVVIAGRATHAVVRTAAGPLTNLHLGGARGDLDAAVAAVTAAGGHWETDALAVCERAAAAFPRTLCVGVDLLPALGWRGFAVGEVNAFGDLLPRLTGLPGSPAEGLDTYAAQVAAVRQEPHARAPVHP, encoded by the coding sequence GTGACGCGTACGGCTCCCGCGGCCTTCGCCGTCGTCGGCAATCCGGGCAACCGCCGGGTCGCCCTCTTCCAGGAGGCCGTGCGCGCCGCCGGACTGCCCGAACCACGGGTGGTTCCGTGGCGGGACGTGCTGACCGGCCGGGCCGTCTTCCGTGCGGGCGAGAACGTGCGGATCGACTCCCCCGGCGAGGACCCCGAGGTGGAGGGGCTGCTGCGCGGGACCGCCGACACCACCCGGGTCGAGGGCACGGGGCTCTGGTACCGCCGGTTCACCGAGGTGGTGCACACGGTGGCGCAGGGGGTGCGGTCGGCCGGCGGCACGCTGACGAGCGACCCCGACGACCTCGGAGTGCTGTTCGACAAGCGGCTCTGCCACGGGGTGCTGGCGGCCGCCGGGATTCCCGTACCGGCCTCCCCGACCTCGGGACCGGACGCCGTCCGCACCCCGGTGCGCGGCTGGGAGGAGGTCCGGGGGGTGCTCGAACTCCCCGGCTACCGGCGGGCGTTCGTGAAGCTCGCGCACGGCTCCTCGGCCTCCGGGGTGCTCGCGGTGGAGACGGGCGCGGGCGGCCGGATCCGCGCCACGACCTCCGTGGAACGGGCCCCTTCGGGAGCACTCCACAACTCGCTGCGCCTGCGGAGGTACGAGGACGAGCGGGTGATCGGCGCCATCGTCGACGCCCTGGCCCCCGACGGCCTGCACATCGAGCGGTGGCTGCCGAAGGCTTCCCAGCAGGGGCGCTCGGCCGATCTGCGGGTGGTCGTCATCGCCGGCCGGGCCACCCACGCCGTGGTCCGCACGGCCGCCGGTCCGCTCACGAACCTGCACCTCGGCGGTGCCCGCGGCGATCTCGACGCGGCCGTGGCCGCCGTGACGGCGGCGGGCGGCCACTGGGAGACGGACGCGCTCGCCGTCTGCGAACGGGCGGCCGCCGCCTTCCCGCGCACCCTGTGCGTCGGGGTCGATCTGCTGCCCGCCCTCGGCTGGCGGGGCTTCGCCGTGGGCGAGGTCAACGCCTTCGGGGACCTGCTGCCCCGGCTGACGGGACTGCCCGGCTCGCCCGCCGAAGGCCTGGACACCTATGCGGCCCAAGTGGCCGCCGTACGACAGGAACCGCATGCACGCGCCCCCGTCCACCCCTGA
- a CDS encoding FeoA family protein: MPSLNDSRPGTTVRITGIDPGQAGGSRRRLLEFGFVPGADVTVIARGATGGLLVGLGDTRVALDTRTAGRLRCAG, encoded by the coding sequence GTGCCGTCGCTCAACGACAGCCGTCCAGGGACGACCGTACGCATCACGGGGATCGACCCCGGTCAGGCCGGCGGGAGCCGCAGACGGCTCCTGGAGTTCGGCTTCGTGCCCGGCGCGGACGTCACCGTCATCGCCCGGGGCGCCACCGGAGGGCTGCTCGTGGGGCTCGGGGACACCCGGGTCGCGCTGGACACCCGAACCGCCGGCCGGCTGAGGTGCGCCGGATGA
- a CDS encoding STM4015 family protein: protein MTIGTHLSELGGLPAFDFPGPKDTRALPEPGDVAWRISVATYDAEEEWAQAFGRFTESVDTRQVRALIVGGWSDAYEASSAGIVEALVEAAPKFPALRALFVGDITFEECEISWIQQSDVGPLLPAYPALEEFGVRGGEGLVFPPVAHAALRVLRLEAGGLPKEAVAGVARSEFPALTELDLWLGTPDYGGDAEVGDLEPFLSGERLPALRRLALRNSAIQDAVAAALATAPIVERLEVLDLSMGVLTDAGARALLAGRPLTHLTKLDLHHHYVGSPLRERLSAALAPHGVEVDLSDPQTADVDDDAEYRYVAVAE, encoded by the coding sequence ATGACCATCGGGACCCACCTGAGCGAGCTCGGCGGCCTGCCCGCCTTCGACTTCCCGGGGCCCAAGGACACCCGTGCGCTGCCCGAGCCGGGGGACGTGGCCTGGCGGATCTCGGTGGCGACGTACGACGCCGAGGAGGAGTGGGCGCAGGCCTTCGGCCGGTTCACCGAGTCCGTGGACACCCGGCAGGTACGGGCCCTGATCGTGGGCGGCTGGTCCGATGCGTACGAGGCCTCCAGCGCCGGGATCGTCGAGGCGCTGGTCGAAGCCGCTCCGAAGTTCCCCGCTCTGCGGGCGCTGTTCGTCGGTGACATCACCTTCGAGGAGTGCGAGATCTCCTGGATCCAGCAGTCGGACGTGGGTCCGCTGCTGCCGGCGTATCCCGCGCTGGAGGAGTTCGGAGTGCGCGGCGGCGAAGGCCTGGTCTTCCCGCCCGTGGCGCACGCGGCGCTGCGCGTGCTGCGCCTGGAGGCCGGCGGACTCCCGAAGGAGGCGGTGGCCGGGGTCGCGCGGAGCGAGTTCCCCGCCCTCACCGAACTCGACCTGTGGCTGGGCACCCCCGATTACGGCGGGGATGCCGAAGTCGGCGACCTGGAGCCGTTCCTGAGCGGCGAGCGGCTGCCCGCACTGCGCCGGCTCGCGCTGCGCAACAGCGCGATCCAGGACGCGGTCGCGGCGGCGCTCGCCACCGCTCCGATCGTGGAGCGGCTGGAGGTGCTCGACCTCTCCATGGGCGTCCTGACCGACGCAGGCGCCCGGGCCCTGCTGGCGGGGCGCCCCCTCACCCATCTCACCAAGCTCGACCTGCACCACCACTACGTCGGCTCACCGCTTCGGGAGCGGCTGAGCGCGGCGCTCGCCCCCCACGGCGTGGAGGTGGACCTGAGCGACCCCCAGACCGCGGACGTCGATGACGACGCCGAGTACCGCTACGTCGCGGTCGCGGAGTGA